The DNA region CTACTCCCAAGAGTCCAGTGCCGCCTCTTTATCGGATGCGGATCTTTGCTCCTAACCATGTTGTAGCAAAGTCCCGATTCTGGTACTTCGTTTCTCAgttgaaaaagatgaagaagtctTCTGGAGAAATTGTATACTGTGGACAGGTACCTGACTTCCCTGCAGAAACTTGGAGTGGGTGGGGCTGCTGTGGCATCTTTCCTATTCCTGTAGATGGCACTCCTGCCCTCCCAAGTTAGCTTGACTTTTCTTTCCCTGATGGAGCCTTCCTTCAGGGAACGTTTGGTCATTCTGGTGCTGGGGTAAGTGAAAAGTGTTCACTGATTCTTAGTGAGTTTTTCTTACATAATTTGCTTTCATTTAATAGGTCTTTGAAAAGTCCCCTCTTAGAGTGAAAAATTTTGGCATCTGGCTGCGCTACGATTCCAGGAGTGGGACCCACAACATGTACAGGGAGTACAGGGACCTGACCACCGCTGGTGCTGTCACTCAGTGCTGTAAGGACATTCTAAACTGACCTACATGTAGGAGTGGGAGGCTAAGTGGGCATTTAAATCAAGCTAATGTTAGCTTTGGTGGGTGGACCTCTGACACCTTACCAGTCTGTGcctcttggaagggaagagggaggtgggGGGCTTAAGTGGACCCAAGATGTGGTAGTGGTGGTCTTCTATTGGAGACATCTTCCCCAAAGAACTTGGTCTCCTGTAGGCCCCTAAGCCTCATGCTAAATGCCTAGGCTTTCAGTTATATACTTATCTGGTACCTAAAAAGTATTTAAGGTTGTTGGAGGTGCTTCAGGCAGCTTATCCTCTCCTTGAGGAAATGAGGCTGGCACATTTTAATTTACTGCTGCACAAACGCATGTTGAGCCATCTAGTGTGAAACTTCAGTGGAGAAATGCAGTGATCGTCCAGACCTAGCTTCTTCatccaaggagctcacaggctaatAATGATGATTGTCACAGTAGCTCACACTTTGGTCATGCTTTGAAGTGTGCAACACAAAACCCCGAGAGGGGTTACAGGTgacaggttaactgacttgcccagggtcacatgactaggaggtctgaggcaggatctgaacccagcctTCCAATgccaggtccagtactctg from Trichosurus vulpecula isolate mTriVul1 chromosome 1, mTriVul1.pri, whole genome shotgun sequence includes:
- the RPL18A gene encoding 60S ribosomal protein L18a yields the protein MKASGTLREYKVVGRCLPTPKSPVPPLYRMRIFAPNHVVAKSRFWYFVSQLKKMKKSSGEIVYCGQVFEKSPLRVKNFGIWLRYDSRSGTHNMYREYRDLTTAGAVTQCYRDMGARHRARAHSIQIMKVEEIPASKCRRPAVKQFHDSKIKFPLPHRVLRRQHKPRFTTKRPNTFF